The Lacerta agilis isolate rLacAgi1 chromosome 14, rLacAgi1.pri, whole genome shotgun sequence sequence TTATTTGCActacaatttttttaataaaataagaataattctgACTTTCTATCCACAGTCATAACCTTCAAGACAACTGAATTTATAGTAAATATAATGAAAGAAAGGTAAAAAAATCTGTACTAGGAACAAGTCAATAGAAATTGTATCTCTTTATCTCTTTTCATACACCACACACAGCCTCAGCAGCAATAACCAGGAAAAAGCATAAAAAAGAACCCAGATCATCCCTGTGGTATCCATTTCATATGCATGCTTAAATGGCATTATCTTAGCCTTACATCTAAAGACAAGCAGAGATGAAGCCAAAAGAACCTACCAGTAACACCATGATCTAGTCTAGGTTTGTCACCATTACACAATCGTATGTGTCTGcccactttatttaaaaaataataatatagcaatGGGACACAGAACAGGATCATAGATGAAGACATAAGAACATGGGCAGGTACACTTCAAATCAGGGGTGCcgacttgctcccccccccacattgagggAGCCCGCTCATGTGATGTGTCACATGATGGCACTGGGCAGAGGCAGGATGCATGGAGGGTGATCTTTGCCCTTTGTTCGTCTCAGCCCCTGTCTAGCTCCCGGGTGAGGGCGGGGGCACACGGAGGGCACCCGGTGGTGACGGAGGATGGTTGCCCCCTCAATATTGCAGGGCTCAGCCCCCTGCCcaccaatattgagggggccgaagCCCCTTCTGTTCCCTATATTTGGCGCCCCTGCTTCAAATCATATTGTGTATTATGTGCCAGTCAAAAACTTCCATATCTGACTCAGGGAGTAGACGTTCCTGTTTGCATGTTATCCCACAGACCTATACAGCCACATTTTCTTTTGGTATGCTTTTTCCAGGATCTACCATAGATTTTCCACAACACTGCTTTGATCTCCTTGTTTCTCATGCTATAAATGATTGGATTCATGAGTGGGGGAAGAACACAGTAAGCCATGGCAACTGAACTGTCCAGACCTGCCAGAAAGTTGGAAGTTGGTTTTAAGTTGGCGAAGATGCCAGTGAAAAGAAATAAGGAGACAACGCAGAGATGAGGAATGCAAGTAGAGAAGGCTTTGTCTCTACTCTGTGCAGAAGGAATTCTGAACACTGTTTTGAAGATCTCCACATAGGACACAAGTATGAAACTGAAGCAGCCGAGTCCTAGACATGCACTTAAGCCGAGAGCCACAGCTTCAATAAGGTACAAGTCAGAACAGGAGAGCTTGAGTAGTTGAGGTATCTCACAGAAGAACTGATTGATGATGTTGGAACAGAAAGGAACAGCGAAGGTGGCGCCAGTGTGTAGTGTTGCATAAAGGAGACCACTGATCCATGTACTAGTCACCATTTGGATGCAGGCTTCCTTATTGACTACTGTCTCATAATGCAATGGGTCACAAATGGCAACATACCGGTCATACGCCATGACTGTGAGTAGGAAAAAGTCTGATGCcatgaagaaaaagagaaagaagacttGAGCAATGCACTCAGAATACGATATCAACCTGGTGTTCATGAGACAGTTAGCCATGGCTTTTAGTATTGTGACTGAGATGTACCCAAGGTCCATAACAGACAAATTTgccaggaagaagtacatgggattGTGAAGATGGGGATCTGTGACCACAGCCACGAGGATGAGGATGTTCCCCAGCAATGCTGCCATATAGATCAGTAGAAAGATCACAAAATATACAAGCTGTATCTCCCGAACTTCAGAGAAACCCAAGAGGAGGAATTCCGTAATGGTGCTTTCATTGGACATTTTGTCCTTAATACATTTTGCCCTACAGAAAAACAGGCAGCATAACCAAAGTTAGTAAGGCGGAattatctttttctttctcataTGCCCCCCTTTAAAAGGCTACTTTTGATATGGGGAAAATAAAATGTCATAATTTTGGCATGGGTACTGCCCCATAACCCCCTATTTCCTCCCCATTAACGTTAACTGTGTGGATTTAAAGTTTTAAGGGGGTTGGGAGAGAAAAGGTTCACTATCTCTTAACACCAGAGAACAGCATAGTGCTGCCCCTCTCTCCCCATACCAAACTTATCTAATATGCCCATCTCTCAAATTGTTAGAACTACAATAGAATTTAAATTCTTTGAATCTCATGGCACATACATAGTGCTCAGTGAAGAGCAGTTTATCACACTGTGGTAGTATGGATTGGGGATGGACGCATTAGATTAGAAGGTCCTACTTTTCCTTCCTCAGAGGCAgataaaaaaagtaaaggtaaagggacccctgaccattaggtccagtcgcaaacgactctggggttgcgacgctcatctcgctttattggccgagggagccgtcatttgtctgcagacagcttctgggtcatgtggccagcatgactaagccacttctggtgaaccagagcagtgcacagaaacgccgtttacctttgcTATCAATTCTGATCACATATTTGGAGTAGGAAGCAGGGGTCTAGGAACTGTCTGAATCAAATGGCAACCTTCATCCTGTACTCACAGTCCtcacatgcaaaaaaaatatgtacTCCATCCCCCCCATCCCTCTATTTTAATAgaagtggaaataaataaatgtcaaggAAAATACATTAACTATTTTGATTGTGAGAGCGAAAGGCACTCATTGGTTAAGTGCAGGCAGGAACAAGGAAGGCAAGAATTATTAACTGCTTAATTTTTACCTTTCAGTTGGATGACTTGAAGTTGCAAAATATGAATAGGTACTGAACATTCAGGTTAACCCTAATGAAATGCCATGTGTTCAATTTGCCCTACTGAAATACTCAGAAGCTCACTTCTCCTCCAACAGAGCCTTTTCATAAATACATTGCAGTTTACACATGACATCATACATTGTATCTGTGGTCCCAAGAGTGCACAAGACATTGGGAAAGAGACTACCGAACTGATTCTCAGTAGAACTGGAGGCTCTCAGGTAGTCTTTAAAGCTCATCAGGAGGGAATATGtgaaatattgtgtgtgtttcaaaaggATCAGAAACTTGAAAGTAATAGGTAATGCAGATTCAGGTTGTGAAGTCAGAATTTTGGAAATTAATTTGTCTCATTTACTTGCCTGTATATTTACTTCTATTAATACATGTGCATACTGTGCAAAATACTACAACATCACAACCCCCAGCATCAGGATGTCAGCATGCCCTCGCTATATGACCCCAGTTCTACTTCAAAAAAAGGTGCGATGAAACAGCCATATCataatgatacagtggtacctcgggttaagaacctaattcgtt is a genomic window containing:
- the LOC117057750 gene encoding olfactory receptor 14I1-like; this encodes MSNESTITEFLLLGFSEVREIQLVYFVIFLLIYMAALLGNILILVAVVTDPHLHNPMYFFLANLSVMDLGYISVTILKAMANCLMNTRLISYSECIAQVFFLFFFMASDFFLLTVMAYDRYVAICDPLHYETVVNKEACIQMVTSTWISGLLYATLHTGATFAVPFCSNIINQFFCEIPQLLKLSCSDLYLIEAVALGLSACLGLGCFSFILVSYVEIFKTVFRIPSAQSRDKAFSTCIPHLCVVSLFLFTGIFANLKPTSNFLAGLDSSVAMAYCVLPPLMNPIIYSMRNKEIKAVLWKIYGRSWKKHTKRKCGCIGLWDNMQTGTSTP